In Hermetia illucens chromosome 1, iHerIll2.2.curated.20191125, whole genome shotgun sequence, one genomic interval encodes:
- the LOC119646447 gene encoding N(G),N(G)-dimethylarginine dimethylaminohydrolase 1, whose translation MSNQRLTHAIVCRIPASIKSKCDQIDVEEAKRQHEKFVSTLRELELDVIEMPADESLPECAFVEDTAVVCNGIALMAKPHDSLRQKEVEIMKAVIKKELDIPIIEADDSNAKLEGGDVLFTGREFFVGLSKWTNEAGAQAVASTFPEYPCVPIKVTGDKHLKYYVSVAGPELLCVSKSKDSQEVLKRIEREASFAYQTITLSEEEASNILYINGSLVSRSEEEIPVSDQILKEKIDIPRKSLNISELGKMSTGITSCCILLRRSRYFRGV comes from the exons ATGTCCAATCAAAGATTAACGCACGCGATCGTTTGCAG AATTCCGGCTTCGATTAAATCGAAATGTGACCAAATTGACGTGGAGGAAGCAAAGCGGCAACATGAGAAGTTCGTGAG CACCCTGCGGGAATTGGAGCTGGACGTGATTGAAATGCCGGCCGACGAGAGCCTGCCGGAGTGTGCTTTCGTCGAGGACACCGCAGTCGTCTGCAATGGGATCGCACTAATGGCGAAACCGCACGACAGCCTCCGCCAGAAGGAAGTGGAAATCATGAAGGCTGTGATCAAGAAAGAACTTGACATTCCAATAATCGAGGCGGACGACTCGAACGCCAAGCTCGAAGGTGGCGATGTGCTCTTCACAG GCAGGGAGTTCTTTGTTGGCCTATCCAAGTGGACCAATGAGGCCGGTGCCCAGGCCGTAGCCTCCACTTTCCCCGAGTATCCATGTGTTCCAATTAAG GTAACTGGTGATAAACATCTGAAGTATTATGTGTCAGTGGCTGGCCCAGAATTACTCTGCGTAAGCAAATCGAAAGATTCGCAGGAGGTATTAAAACGTATTGAACGAGAGGCAAGTTTCGCTTACCAGACTATCACCTTATCGGAGGAGGAGGCATCTAACATTCTTTACATAAACGGGTCATTGGTCAGCCGTTCAGAGGAAGAAATTCCAGTATCAGATCAG ATCCTGAAAGAAAAAATTGACATACCACGAAAGAGCCTAAACATCTCTGAATTGGGCAAAATGAGTACAGGCATTACGTCCTGCTGCATTTTGCTCAGACGTTCGCGATATTTCCGAGGTGTCTAA